One segment of Phragmites australis chromosome 13, lpPhrAust1.1, whole genome shotgun sequence DNA contains the following:
- the LOC133889302 gene encoding ATP sulfurylase 2-like, which yields MATTNLLTPPHLHHPSPAARLRVSASLAHPLLVSRLRLATASRSRPSPRRRAMSATVRSSLIDPDGGALVDLVAPPDRRAALRAEAEALPRVRLSPIDLQWAHVLAEGWASPLRGFMREAEYLQSLHFNCIRLPDGGLVNMSLPIVLAIGDAEKEQIGDGPDVALEGPDGDVIAVLRRVEIYPHNKEERIARTWGTTAPGLPYVDEAIASAGNWLIGGDLEVLEPIKYNDGLDRYRLSPRQLRNEFDKRGADAVFAFQLRNPVHNGHALLMNDTRRRLLEMGYKNPILLLHPLGGFTKADDVPLPVRMEQHSKVLEDGVLDPETTIVSIFPSPMHYAGPTEVQWHAKARINAGANFYIVGRDPAGMGHPTEKRDLYNPDHGKKVLSMAPGLEKLNILPFKVAAYDTVAKKMAFFDPSRSQDFLFISGTKMRTFAKNGENPPDGFMCPGGWKVLVDYYNSLQAEEATLAPV from the exons atggccaccaccaaCCTCCTCACGCCtccccacctccaccaccccTCCCCCGCCGCTCGCCTCCGTGTCTCTGCTTCGCTCGCGCACCCGCTCCTCGTCTCCCGCCTCCGCCTTGCCACCGCCTCCCGCTCCCGCCCTTCCCCACGCCGCCGCGCAATGTCCGCCACGGTCCGCAGCTCCCTCATCGACCCGGACGGCGGCGCGCTTGTCGACCTCGTCGCCCCTCCCGACCGCCGCGCGGCGCTgcgcgcggaggcggaggcgctcCCGCGGGTGCGGCTGTCCCCCATCGACCTCCAGTGGGCGCACGTGCTCGCTGAGGGATGGGCGAGCCCGCTCCGCGGGTTCATGAGGGAGGCAGAGTACCTGCAGAGCCTACACTTCAACTGCATCCGGCTCCCCGACGGGGGCCTCGTCAACATGTCGCTCCCCATCGTGCTCGCCATCGGGGACGCCGAGAAGGAGCAGATCGGGGACGGGCCAGACGTCGCGTTAGAAGGGCCGGACGGCGACGTCATCGCCGTCTTGCGCAG AGTTGAAATATACCCTCACaataaagaagaaagaattGCAAGAACGTGGGGCACAACTGCACCTGGTTTACCCTATGTCGACGAGGCAATCGCATCAGCTGGGAACTGGCTGATTGGTGGTGATCTGGAGGTGCTGGAACCCATCAAATATAATGATGGTCTTGATCGCTACAGACTTTCACCTCGGCAACTTCGGAATGAGTTCGACAAGAGAGGGGCTGATGCTGTGTTCGCCTTCCAATTGAGAAATCCTGTACACAACGGGCATGCACTGTTGATGAATGACACTAGAAGGCGTCTCTTGGAGATGGGTTACAAGAATCCCATTCTACTTCTGCACCCTTTAGGTGGTTTTACGAAAGCTGATGATGTACCACTGCCTGTTAGAATGGAACAACACAGCAAG GTCTTAGAAGATGGAGTCCTTGATCCCGAGACTACTATAGTGTCTATATTTCCCTCTCCAATGCATTATGCTGGTCCAACAGAAGTGCAGTGGCATGCAAAGGCGCGAATTAATGCTGGTGCCAATTTCTACATAGTAGGCCGTGATCCTGCTGGGATGGGCCATCCAACAGAGAAGAGGGATCTGTACAACCCGGACCATGGGAAGAAGGTCCTAAGCATGGCTCCAGGTTTAGAGAAACTGAACATATTGCCCTTTAAG GTAGCAGCGTACGATACAGTGGCAAAGAAGATGGCCTTCTTTGATCCTTCTCGTAGTCAAGATTTTCTGTTCATCTCAGGAACCAAG ATGCGTACTTTCGCCAAAAATGGAGAGAATCCTCCTGACGGTTTCATGTGCCCGGGTGGGTGGAAAGTCCTTGTCGACTACTACAATAGCTTGCAAGCTGAAGAAGCAACTCTGGCTCCTGTATGA